In Desulfotignum phosphitoxidans DSM 13687, a single window of DNA contains:
- a CDS encoding cytochrome c3 family protein — protein MTSQPHLKFAVLILTVLLITGIVCYAAFSPPAPVDPVRIMFQTDAGKVLFTHQTHTEDYYLDCLDCHHNIDDDETYNCSDCHEETGDDYMPSRTDALHETCIGCHADYGAGPVDCNACHVL, from the coding sequence ATGACATCACAACCACATCTGAAGTTTGCGGTCTTGATCTTGACTGTTTTGCTGATCACAGGGATCGTCTGTTACGCTGCTTTCTCCCCTCCTGCACCGGTAGATCCGGTTCGCATCATGTTTCAAACCGATGCCGGCAAAGTCCTGTTCACCCACCAGACACACACGGAGGACTATTATCTGGATTGTCTGGACTGTCATCACAACATTGATGATGACGAGACCTACAATTGCAGTGACTGCCATGAGGAGACCGGAGACGATTACATGCCGTCAAGAACGGATGCCCTTCACGAGACATGCATCGGGTGCCATGCGGATTACGGCGCAGGACCGGTCGATTGCAATGCATGTCATGTGCTTTAA
- a CDS encoding 4Fe-4S dicluster domain-containing protein, translated as MIKRSFFALSKPGLTCDLLEPDPEAPQKIDIPALLTLLLPEPLDGSRDALIQKGDPVKKGQKLQLYKDSIDYAVSPVSGTIKSIDTFTADDFSGLRTRIAIEKDTQAADKIKYPEMKQALSFAAQHLNHLPGAPPFARLARTKVPVNTLIIMVSDTDLLTTTSQYMGTAHAATLQKGVQILKQITKVPKIYLVLPDRLQDRARFDSLTLLPARLNYPETLPAMIMKNHLDKILPAGKTPEEMGICFIRAEAVVSLARAFETKGPVFEKCITLIDKTGARHRLEAVIGTPLGQIFSQLGIQINEMDRIVIGGPMQGFATFTPHHPVTPDMDTILVQDRKTITPLSDNNCVNCGKCIQICPADIPVNLLVRFLQAGQYEAAADKCDLEACIDCGLCAYVCTSQIALSQYIRLGKHELHKLRADV; from the coding sequence ATGATTAAACGATCTTTCTTTGCGCTGTCCAAACCCGGGTTGACCTGTGACCTGCTGGAACCCGATCCTGAAGCGCCCCAAAAAATCGATATACCCGCCCTTTTGACACTTCTGTTACCCGAACCCCTTGACGGGTCCCGGGACGCTTTGATCCAGAAAGGTGATCCCGTCAAAAAAGGGCAGAAACTTCAACTGTATAAAGACAGCATTGATTATGCGGTTTCACCGGTATCAGGCACCATAAAATCCATTGATACATTCACTGCCGATGATTTCAGCGGTCTGCGCACCCGCATTGCCATAGAAAAAGACACACAGGCTGCCGACAAGATTAAATATCCGGAAATGAAACAAGCGTTGTCCTTTGCGGCCCAGCATCTGAATCACCTGCCGGGAGCGCCCCCGTTCGCCCGTCTTGCCCGGACCAAAGTCCCTGTCAATACCCTGATCATCATGGTGTCAGACACGGACCTGCTGACCACTACTTCCCAGTATATGGGCACAGCCCACGCCGCAACACTGCAAAAAGGGGTACAGATCCTCAAACAGATCACAAAGGTGCCCAAGATATATCTGGTCCTGCCGGACAGGCTCCAGGACCGTGCCCGATTCGACAGCCTGACCCTGTTGCCGGCGCGTTTGAATTACCCGGAAACCCTGCCCGCCATGATCATGAAAAATCATCTGGACAAAATTCTGCCGGCCGGCAAAACCCCCGAGGAAATGGGCATCTGTTTTATCCGGGCCGAAGCCGTGGTTTCTCTGGCCCGGGCGTTTGAAACCAAGGGCCCGGTGTTTGAAAAATGTATCACCCTGATTGACAAAACCGGAGCCCGCCACAGGCTTGAAGCGGTGATCGGTACCCCGCTGGGCCAAATTTTCAGCCAGCTGGGCATTCAGATCAATGAAATGGACCGCATTGTCATCGGGGGGCCCATGCAGGGTTTTGCCACATTCACCCCCCACCACCCGGTCACACCGGATATGGACACGATTCTGGTCCAGGACCGGAAAACCATTACCCCGCTGTCAGACAACAACTGTGTCAACTGCGGCAAATGCATCCAGATTTGTCCGGCCGACATACCGGTCAATCTGCTGGTCCGGTTTCTCCAGGCCGGACAGTATGAGGCCGCTGCTGATAAATGCGACCTCGAGGCCTGTATCGACTGTGGATTATGTGCCTATGTCTGTACCTCACAGATCGCATTGTCCCAGTATATCCGGCTGGGAAAACACGAACTGCACAAACTGCGAGCAGATGTTTAA